A segment of the Triticum urartu cultivar G1812 chromosome 1, Tu2.1, whole genome shotgun sequence genome:
GACGTTATAAGCTACGCACAGCAATAGTAGCTGACAGGTTCACTTGAAAAAGTGCACAAATAATTCACAGTAGCAAAGGGCGTCTTTCTTGTTTTCGGATCGGGAATGCTAGAAACTAAGCGTTCGTTCCTCCAATGTAGACAAGACTGGCGGCAACCGCAACATGCGTGACAGAGACGGTCTCatttcttgttgttgttgttcaaCATCTTGAGCGACTGGAGCCCAAGCAGCAGGTCGCCCGAGTCGAGGAACACCTTGTTGTTGGAGGCTGCGATGGTGTGGGCAATCTCCCTGGCGGCTTCAATCTGCCTGAGCGCCACGAAAGCAGGGTTGTTGGCAATGGCATTACCAATCAGCTCTGCACTCTTTGCCTCTCCCTGTTCAGATACCAAACACAAAGGCGCATCAATCAGCGTTTCAATCAGGTGCTCTAAAATTAAACAAACTCAAATGTACAGCTAGTGTTACGCAAGTGCCACCAAACTCAGAAAAATGTAAAGAAATGTACAGAGCTAAGATATAAAACACTAGCAGTATGCCCATACTAACTACCTCTGGAACATAGAAAATGTTTAGTCTGACACTAAATTCAGTCATATGAACATAGCACTGAAAGTATGAAACTATATTCAGTCATATGAACATAGCACCAGAAGTCTGAAACTATGTTCAGTCATACAAACATGCCCCTGGAAGTGTGAAACTACGTTCAGTCATAATAACATGCCACTCGAAGACTAAAACAAAACTATGGACATAGCAATCCAATCATCATATGAAATGTACAAATTTACTAGAGTCAGGCTCAAGTGCTCCCAAACTCAGAAAAtgcagggacatatatgatgatatGAAGACTTAAACAACACTAGCAATATGCCTCTACTAACTACCACTGGAAGCCTGAAAATAGGTGAAGCCATATGGAAATCTTGTACCATAAACTTAACAAATGGAATGTACATTTCTACCAGTGTTTGGTTCAGATGTGCTACCAGTGTTTGGCTCAAATGCGCTACCAAAACTCAACAAGTGTAAAGGAATATATGATGAAGCTATGAAGACATAAAGAACACTGGCAATATGCCTCTAGTAACAATGATTGAAACCGTAAACAGGATAAGTAGGTTTGTAGTGTGAAAGAGAAATATCTAATTCCTGTTTTGCTTACCTGTGCCCTGATAATTGCACTTTTCTTGTCTTGCTCAGCCTTCTCAACAATGAACTTGGCACGCTCAGCTTCCTGAGCAGCAACCTGTTTGGCTTCAATGGCATGAGTGAACTCCTTACCAAAGCTGAGACTGGTAATGGACACATCATCCAGAGCGATGTTGAAATTCTTTGCCCTCTCTGTCAGAATCTTCCTGATCTCCCTGCTCACAGCCTGCCGTTACATGAAGGATAAGTCAGTAACATATTTCAAGTAAGACCAGCTATTATCTCCTATAGCATGGAAAACATGTAGACACAGCAAACATGGTGAAGCCGTACCTCTCTCTGTGTGATTAGCTGACTGGCATTGTATTGGGCAACCACAGCTTTGAGTGTTTCATGAATGATTGAAGGCAACACTCTCTCATTGTAGTTCTCCCCCAGGGTCCTGTACATAGTTGGTAGTCTCTCTGGCATGGGTCGTGTAAGAACACGAAGACCAATTCTCACCTGTACAAATTATGAAGTGGAATCAAATACATGCAAGGAACTGCAGCGCAAATGCTACTTTCAAAAAGAAGTGCATGAACACTAACAAATTCACATAATCAAAATGATATAACTTGCTCAGCATCAGCTAGTCGTCTTAAATCAACATGGCAACAAATAATGATGAAGCACAAAAAGTAATTGTGACTAATGCCAACAGATTCAAAGCAAATAAGTTGAAATGATTATTGACAGGCAATGTATAATGACAATCTAACAGATTAAAAGCAAATGAGTTGAAATGCTTATTGACAGGGAATACATAATGGCGACCAGTGCTAATTGATTAAAAGCAATGAACTAAAATGCTTAATAACAGAGCAGTAGACACTAGACAGGAAAGAGGCTACATACAATGCTGTAAGATTTCATAGGTCAGCTAGTATGGGTTGCATTAAAATCCAATGAGTCAATAAAAACCGATGCTAGGTATGCAAACACATTACATGTACCAGATTCCACCCACCTATCCAAATTGGTAAACAATTCAAATGTGCTCAATCCCCTTGCAGGCCACAGTTACAGAATATGCTCATAAATGACAATGCCAGTACCGTTTTACATGTACCACACTCGGTCCAAATTGCTAGCTAGTCACTTCACATGAGCAGAGTATCACAAATACAGGCTACACTTTCAGAATGTCAACATAGCCAACTCAAATCAGACCCCTTGGTCGGTCCCAAACATGGATTTCACACAGGTAAGCAGTAAATCAGGCATCTGTGCTAGGCGACGAGGGATCGAGACAGGAGAATGTTACCATCTGGAGATCCCGGCTCCCGGAGGTGCTCTCGACGAGGTTGGGTCGCGCGCGGACGTCGTAGATGATGGGCCTCTCGAACCAGGGGATGACGATGTGAGTCCCCTCGGGGTAGACCTGCACGGACCCGCCCCAGAAATCAAACGCGTAAGGGACCCGATAAATCGCGCAGAAAAACAGCAGGGTGCAAGCAAAATCCGTCGCCGGCGGCCGAGATCCGCGGATCCGCGcgaggggagggggcggcgggcACCTTGTCCTTGATCCCCTCGAGGCGGTTGAAGACGATGGCCCGGTGGCCTCCCTCGACGTTGTAGAGGGTCTTGTTGCCGAGGTAGAGCGCGGCGCCGCCCAGCAGCCCGAGCTTGACCAGCGCGCCCGCGCCCGCCGGCGCGCTCGGCATCCTGGCGCCCTTGAAGTTCATCTCGCTCGCCGGCGGCGGAGGTCGGGGTTTAGCTAGGGTTTACTCGGCCGATTTGGGGGCGAATGGGatgcggaggaggagggggcgggcGGAGGGTGGGGAATAggggatggaggaggaggaggagggtggGGGTGTTAAGTGGGTCGGGCTGGTGGATCGGGGCCGTCGGATCTCGAAGGGACGGCGCGGATGGGGCGGCGGGGCGCGTTTCTTTCCTCCCCTGCAAGAAAGGGGAATGGAGGTGCTGCCTTCCGGCCCAAGATGGTCTCGTGCGGCTGACTCCTGGGTCCCGCGCGGGTGGGATGGTTGGGGCATTTCTCTCGTGTGTGATGGTCAACTTGCGCCCGTGCACGACTAAAAAAGATTATTTATTTTTTACGGGGACACACCTAAATAAGTTGCACTCGTGCTCGTGCACAGCCTAAAAACAAGTTGCGCTTGTGCACTTGTCGTTGTCATTTACCTTTTTTGAGTGCGCCCGTGCACTCCTGCACGCCCTAAAAATAAGTTGACAATAATTAAAGACACAACGCTGACACTAAGCTGCTCGTGCTTGCAGCCAAGTCATCACTGGGGCTGGCCTGCTTGAGCTGATGCAAAAATGAGTTGAAATGTGTGTTTGGTGTGCTGCATGATATGTGGCAGGCTAAGCTCAGATATTGTTTGGTTTGTAGCATCTAGGTTGTATGACAGATGTAGCATACACCAATATGTTGTTTGGTAGGCTGTATGATGTGGAATCTGATCTTAATGCGTTTGTAATTGTGTGTAAATAAATAGAAGATTATTTCAAATATATTTGTTGATTCAAGTAATAAAATAATATGTTCG
Coding sequences within it:
- the LOC125529655 gene encoding prohibitin-1, mitochondrial-like, which codes for MNFKGARMPSAPAGAGALVKLGLLGGAALYLGNKTLYNVEGGHRAIVFNRLEGIKDKVYPEGTHIVIPWFERPIIYDVRARPNLVESTSGSRDLQMVRIGLRVLTRPMPERLPTMYRTLGENYNERVLPSIIHETLKAVVAQYNASQLITQREAVSREIRKILTERAKNFNIALDDVSITSLSFGKEFTHAIEAKQVAAQEAERAKFIVEKAEQDKKSAIIRAQGEAKSAELIGNAIANNPAFVALRQIEAAREIAHTIAASNNKVFLDSGDLLLGLQSLKMLNNNNKK